GATCGTTGTGCACATCGGCGAACGCAATCCCCTTCTGACAGGAGAACCCCGATGACGCCGGGTTCTCCTTGTCGGGACGCAGCGAGAGCAGCTTGCCGTCCTCGACCGTGGCGATCATGCCGCACAGCGGTTCACAGATACGACAGAACGTTGTCTTCGTTTCGACTGTCATAGTCGGCACCGCTTTCACGCGCGTCCACAGGGCTGACCCCTATCAGATAACGCACGTTCGCAAATATCAACCCCTGATTTGTTCAGGGGTGCGCCACTACCCCCGTACGGGCGGGATCTGACCCGTCGGAGCGTCGTCGTCACTGGCGTCGATGCTCTGCGTGGGCTCCTCGGCGTGCGGCGGCGCCAACGTGGCGGTGGTCACGCCGGTGGGCTCGTCGCCGAAGTCGTGCACGCGGTACTGGTGCGTCCCGGCGAAGCTGTCCTGAATCGCGGCCTGGGCGTTCGGCGGCAGCTGGTGCATGATCTCGCGCACGCGCGCCTGACGGCGGCCGACTGCCTTGCGCTCGGGCATGCCCGGGGTGGCCTGAATCTGCGGGGGCACACCCTCGATCTCCTCGACACCACCGTCGTGGTGCCCCGCGTCCAGGTGCGCCTGCTCCTCGGCCATGGTGGCCTCGTCCTTTTCCTCGGACATACCGATCGGACCGATACGACGGCCGTTGAGGAACTGCTTGATCACCGGCTCGTCGCTGGTCAGCAGGACCTCGCGCGGACCGAACATGACCAGGTTGCGGCGGTAGAGCATGCCCATGTTGTCCGGGACGGTACGGGCGATGTTGATGTTGTGCGTCACGATCAGGATCGTGGCGTCGATCTGCGCGTTGATGTCGATGAGCAGCTGGCTCAGGTAGGCGGTACGGACCGGGTCCAGACCGGAGTCGGGCTCGTCACAAAGGATGATCTGCGGATCCAGCACCAGCGAGCGGGCCAGACCGGCACGC
The nucleotide sequence above comes from Mycobacteroides saopaulense. Encoded proteins:
- a CDS encoding ABC transporter ATP-binding protein gives rise to the protein MGAEVSVEGLTKSFGSQRIWENVTLSLPPGEVSVLLGPSGTGKSVFLKSLIGLLRPEQGAIYIDGTNIMECSSKELYEIRKLFGVMFQDGALFGSMNLYDNTAFPLREHTKKKESEIRDIVMQKLDVVGLTGHETKFPGEISGGMRKRAGLARSLVLDPQIILCDEPDSGLDPVRTAYLSQLLIDINAQIDATILIVTHNINIARTVPDNMGMLYRRNLVMFGPREVLLTSDEPVIKQFLNGRRIGPIGMSEEKDEATMAEEQAHLDAGHHDGGVEEIEGVPPQIQATPGMPERKAVGRRQARVREIMHQLPPNAQAAIQDSFAGTHQYRVHDFGDEPTGVTTATLAPPHAEEPTQSIDASDDDAPTGQIPPVRG